A single region of the Triticum dicoccoides isolate Atlit2015 ecotype Zavitan chromosome 2B, WEW_v2.0, whole genome shotgun sequence genome encodes:
- the LOC119367531 gene encoding protein NRT1/ PTR FAMILY 8.3-like produces the protein MNTKIVSLSIPPASLYSFEVICVTLWVLLMNKVIVPATRTFFTSGAELTQLQRIGIGRFLMIFAMAMAALLEAKRLESVQHGNPLSIVWQLPQYFVIAGAECFVIIAQLEFFHGQAPDSMKSMLTAFALLTTALGNYLSSAIITLIAGLTREWQSPGWIPDDLNEGHLDYFYWCLTAISFVNFIVYVYFASKYRLKKIVIDG, from the coding sequence ATGAACACCAAGATTGTCTCACTGTCCATTCCACCAGCTTCCTTGTATTCCTTTGAAGTGATATGTGTGACACTTTGGGTTCTTCTTATGAACAAAGTCATTGTACCAGCGACCAGGACATTCTTCACAAGTGGAGCGGAGCTAACACAGTTGCAGAGGATCGGGATTGGCCGTTTCCTAATGATCTTTGCCATGGCAATGGCTGCTCTTTTAGAAGCAAAGAGGCTAGAGAGCGTCCAGCATGGCAATCCATTAAGCATCGTGTGGCAGCTGCCGCAGTACTTCGTCATCGCTGGGGCTGAATGTTTTGTCATCATTGCTCAGCTGGAGTTCTTCCATGGCCAGGCACCTGACTCCATGAAGAGCATGTTGACGGCGTTTGCGTTGCTCACCACTGCTCTCGGCAACTACTTGAGCTCAGCTATCATCACCCTTATTGCGGGGCTGACTAGGGAATGGCAGAGCCCTGGATGGATACCTGATGACCTGAACGAAGGGCACCTTGACTACTTCTACTGGTGCCTTACAGCCATCTCATTTGTGAATTTTATTGTCTATGTCTATTTTGCTAGTAAATACAGATTAAAGAAAATTGTTATTGATGGCTAA